A single genomic interval of Tursiops truncatus isolate mTurTru1 chromosome 1, mTurTru1.mat.Y, whole genome shotgun sequence harbors:
- the LOC101321464 gene encoding protein FAM163A: MTAGTVVITGGILATVILLCIIAVLCYCRLQYYCCKRSRAEDAREEEEEDHDLPAHRRGPTCNACSSQALDGRGGLAPPTREPCGQPCGVAASHCTACSLYSSPFYIRTADMLPNGGGGERLSFAPTYYKEGGPPCLQLAAPQSYPVTWPGSGREAFTNPRAISTDV, encoded by the exons ATGACAGCGGGAACAGTTGTGATCACTGGCGGAATCCTAGCTACGGTCATTCTCCTCTGCATCATCGCCGTCCTGTGCTACTGTAGGCTCCAG TATTACTGCTGCAAGAGGAGCAGAGCCGAGGATGCacgcgaggaggaggaggaggatcaCGACCTGCCCGCACACCGCAGAGGCCCCACCTGCAATGCCTGCAGCTCCCAGGCCCTGGACGGCCGAGGCGGCCTGGCGCCTCCCACCAGAGAGCCCTGCGGCCAGCCGTGCGGGGTGGCGGCCAGCCACTGCACAGCCTGCTCCCTATACAGCTCTCCCTTTTACATACGGACGGCTGACATGCTGCCCAACGGGGGCGGAGGCGAGAGGCTCTCCTTTGCTCCCACATACTACAAGGAGGGGGGACCCCCATGCCTCCAACTGGCAGCGCCCCAGAGTTACCCGGTGACGTGGCCAGGCTCTGGCCGTGAGGCCTTCACCAATCCAAGGGCTATTAGCACAGACGTGTAA